From the Ammospiza caudacuta isolate bAmmCau1 chromosome 1, bAmmCau1.pri, whole genome shotgun sequence genome, the window AGACCTTCTCCCCTCTATCCCTGTCCAGATGAAGGCTGGAACATGGACACCATTTTCTGGctcccctgccctggtgtgGGGACGGGGAGCACCTGCCCAGCCCATGTGAGGGGGCTCCTTGTTCCCAAGCCCTGGTGGGTGGGTGGGATGCTGGGAGTGGGTCCCTTTTCTGGAGAGTGCCAATAGATGCTGTAGAAACCAGGATGCTGCACGTGGATTCCTTGAGGGGGCTCTGGGAGGGTCCTGCCGGGTCTGGCTGGGTGGGCAGCACCAGGaatgggatctgtgggatggaGTGATGGAAGAGTGAGAATGGAACACTGGGTGGgggtgccagctgctgctggggggctgcagtcccagtctgagatggggtgggatgggattgggggTCTGGATGGGCCtctgggaatggcactggggatttgagggctggagctgtgatCCTCAtggagagctggggatggatgggatgaAGATGGAATAGGGGTAGGGTGGGATGGGGGTAAGAGGGgagatgatggatggatggatggatggatggatggatggatggatggatggatggatggatggatggatggatggaatggGGGTGGATGTGGATGTGATAGAAACCAGGATGGGAATGGAGATAGGATGGGACTGACAAAGCTTGGCTGTTTGCTGTGGGACCTggcaacaggacaagaggaacaGGCAGGAAACTGATGCCCAAGAAGTTCCACCTGGACAGAAGTTCCACCAAGAGCTTCCACCCTGTGCAGCGACTGAGCCCTGGAACAGACTGtccagagagggtgtggagcctccctcactggagatattccagaatggtctggacacaatcctgtgccctgtgctctgggataaCCCTGAGCGAGCAGGGAGCCGAGACCAGATGAGCCACAGCGATCCCTTCAGTGGTCCCTTCCAGGCTGACCCatcctgggatggggatggggatagTGTGGGGTCGGGCTGTcgatgggatgggctggggctgtagatgggctgggatggggctgtagatgggctgggatggggctgtcgatgggatgggatgggctggggctgtaacggggccgggccgggccggggtcTCTCGgtgcggcgggcggggcggcgcggTTGGCGCGgggccggcagggggcgctgcggcggcggcggtgaGGGGCGGCCATGGCCCAGTGGGGCCGCGCTCAGGTACCGGCGGGACCCCCCGGCACCGGCacccccgcagccccggcgggaccccgggcccggccgccccTCACCGCCCTCTTCCCCCCGCAGCAGGACCCCGAGCGGGCGCCCGAGGCCTGGCCGGGCGCGGGCCCCGATCCCGGCGCGGGCcccggcggggccgccccggcGGAGCTGTCGCTGCGGGCGGTGGCGGTGGCGGAGCGGCGGCTGGAGCGGGGCGTGGaggcggcggagcggcggctGGAGCGGCTGGAGCGGCGCGTGGCGGGGCTGGAGCGCACGGTGCGGGCCGGCGGGGCCCGGCTGGCCGCGCTCCTCAGGGACAactcccgccgcctccgccgcaTCCAGCGCCAGCTCCGCCGCTGCCGCTGCGGGGGAAACCGCACCGGCACCGGTTCCGGGACCGCCCGGGAGAGGACACAGGTACCGGGACGGGGTCGGGGCCCAGGGAACCGGGACGGGCCCGCACGGGGACACGGTGGGCCCGGGGGACGGGGATGCGACCCGGGGAACGGGAACCAGCCCCGGGGAATGAAGAAAGGAACGGGCACCGGGGAATGGGGAAAGGGCTGAGCCCACGGGGACGGGGACATGCCAGCGGTGACAGGGACAAGTTCTGGGTAACGGGATGGAGATGAGCCCGTGGTAATGGGGATGagtcccagggaacagggatgtGCCCTCAGTGACAGGGATGTGGTGTAGGTAATGGGGACAAGCCCCAGATAACGGGGACATGCCAGCGGTGATGAACAGGGACAAGCGCCAGCTAATGGGAATGTGCCAAAGATGGACAGGGAtgtgtcccagctctcagggatATGCTCAGCGTGACAGGGACAGGCCACAGGTGACAGAGATGTGCCCAAAGCAGTGAGAAAGTGCCCCAGGTGACCATGTGGCCATGAGAAGTGCTGTTGGCTCTCAGGAACTGCACGGAGCCAGACGGACACGGCTTGTTTGGCGcttgtcactgtccccaggggaGGGGGGGAGCAGAACACCCACCCCAAGTGTTTCAGTCATATTTCAGGGCCCCACTGGGGTGATGTGGGATGGTGCCACTGTCCTGCTCCCACCTGAGGGGTCACTGCTCACCTGGCTGACAGGATGGATACTGGGAGGAACAGCTGAGCCTTGCTGGGATGTCTGGGGACGTCCCTCCTgacatggctctgtccatgggaGCTCTGGAcccccaggggctggggaggggctcaGTGGGGACCCCCAGGTGGAGCCTCCTGTACTTCCAGGTGCCAGCAGCGGGCGAGGGTGAGGAGGCCGCTCTGCccgagcaggagctggggagcagcgtgggcagccGGGAGCTCCGTGGGATCGCCAGGAAGGGCAGCTACGAGGCCATGGTCCCTCTCGGTGAGGATCACTCAGATCATGTCAGAAACATCATCATCCCCGGGCTGATGCAGCTTCCAAACCTTCCCCATGTGGAACGTGGGGGGATTCCAGGTGACGTGTCCTGCAGCCAGTGTTCCTGCACTGTTTATCCTGGAATATGGGCTGTACATGGATCACCCTGCAGGGATTTGCTGCAGAGATTCCTACATTTTAGTACTCATTCATTTTGGACTGAAATTTTAGAGCTTGAATGTCCATCAGGCACTTCTGGGATAAGAAGAAATCCCATGCCTGGTTCAGCTGCCAGTGGCCTGTGTGATCAGATGTCCTGGAATTCCAGGAGCCCTTTTTGGGTGGCCCCCACTGTCAGCAGTTCGTCCCAttgctccctccttcccaggctcTGAGGATGATGGTTCCAAAGCTGCGCTGCTGCCACCAGCCGAGGACAGGGAGGATCCAGGGAGCCCCGGGCTGCCGGACaagggagcagggccaggacagCTTGGTGACAGTGAGTGACAGCAAGGGGGGCTGAGGATGGGCACTGACTACCTGCCCAGACTGTTCTTAaggatggaaaatgggaaaacctGGGGCAAGGCTCAGTGAGGGTGGCTTTGGAGCTGGGTACCTGTGGGTGGATGCTCCCTCCTGCTTTGGGGAGGCTTTGCTTTGATCCTTTTCCCTGGATTCACACACTTAAACTCTGCCACTCCTGATGGGGTTCTCTCCAGGATGGAGGACTCTGTGAAGGCAAAGCTGAGATGCATTCTCcctggtgtgtttttttttttgtgagaattGTATTGTCAGTCCATAGTGTCATTGAGTCCAGCCATgtgcagggcagtggtggagtctcCATTCCTGGAaggatttaaaagctgtgtggatgtggcagctggggacacgggacagtggtggccttggcagtgcttgGTTGTGGTTTTGAGGGCTTTGCAAACCTCCCTAATTCCGTGATTCCAAGATGTCCCTGAGGTCCCACAAGTTGCACCTCATCTTCTCCTGGGAATCCCTTCGTGCTCCCTTTCGTTCTTTGCCAGTTCCTCTCACCTCTGCTCCCGCTCCCactctggagctgcaggcacGGGAGGCCTTTCCTTCCCGGGAATGAACTGCGGTGTCTCCACAGGTGACATGATCGTGATCAAGACGGAAGAGCAGCAGCCGCAGGAGGACGGAGCCGAGCTCCTGGCGCTGCCGATGGTGCCCGCGGTCAGGCTGGACGAGGAGGTTCCCCTCGGCCAGGAGCAGCCGGTGTCCTGGGAGAGCCACGGCGTGGCGGGGCCCAAGGCGGCCGGGGAGGGCCTGGGGGAATTCTGCCTGGGGGAATTCAAGCCGGTGGTGGTGCCGGTGGAGGCTCACCCCGCCCCGGGGCTGCCGTTCCCCGCCGAGCACGCCCTGGGCGCGGGCACGGAGCAGCCGTTCGCGCTCGCCCAGGGGATGCCGCTGCCAGAGGACCCCGCGGCCGAGGTGGCGTCGCCGCAGCccggctgggagcagcagcagagcgcCCAGGACGATccccgggcgctgccgccgggCTGGAAGAGCGTCCGGCTGACGCGGAACCTGCTGGCGCGGCAGCAGAGCCGGGAGAGGAAGAGCAACGGCTCCTTCATCTGCACGTCCTGCGGGAAGAGCCTGGCGCACCACGCCGCGCTGCTGCGGCACCAGCGCCTGCACACGGGCGAGCGGCCC encodes:
- the LOC131565911 gene encoding zinc finger protein GLI4-like translates to MAQWGRAQVPAGPPGTGTPAAPAGPRARPPLTALFPPQQDPERAPEAWPGAGPDPGAGPGGAAPAELSLRAVAVAERRLERGVEAAERRLERLERRVAGLERTVRAGGARLAALLRDNSRRLRRIQRQLRRCRCGGNRTGTGSGTARERTQVPAAGEGEEAALPEQELGSSVGSRELRGIARKGSYEAMVPLGSEDDGSKAALLPPAEDREDPGSPGLPDKGAGPGQLGDSDMIVIKTEEQQPQEDGAELLALPMVPAVRLDEEVPLGQEQPVSWESHGVAGPKAAGEGLGEFCLGEFKPVVVPVEAHPAPGLPFPAEHALGAGTEQPFALAQGMPLPEDPAAEVASPQPGWEQQQSAQDDPRALPPGWKSVRLTRNLLARQQSRERKSNGSFICTSCGKSLAHHAALLRHQRLHTGERPFQCPACGKSFNEKSNLNKHYRIHTGERPYRCPACGKGFVQKHHLQKHQRIHGPQLRSAWPGRPARGGAAGERLYRCIECAESFPQKASLEEHQRRHTQQRPFQCHGCTKSFRHRQSLNHHQKVHAVSASPAGSLPGHEPELEPCEALSQDNR